The Geoglobus acetivorans genome window below encodes:
- the hisA gene encoding 1-(5-phosphoribosyl)-5-[(5-phosphoribosylamino)methylideneamino]imidazole-4-carboxamide isomerase — protein sequence MFRVIPAVDIKDGKCVQLRQGKEDDVIFEDSDPVSVARSWVEKGAKVLHLVDLSGSFRGKLTHENTILKISEFAEVQVGGGIRDVETARRLLDLGVERVILGTMAIERSDEVKRLAEEYPGRIVIAIDSKGGKVVVRGWKENTCLTPVEVARIYSECDISFLFTNVDVEGLMKGIDENAVRKVVEAIGKPVIVSGGITSVEDVEKVKNAGAAGVVIGSALYTGKLRLEDVLPLEED from the coding sequence ATGTTCAGAGTTATTCCAGCCGTCGATATCAAGGACGGGAAGTGCGTACAGCTCAGGCAGGGAAAGGAGGACGATGTAATTTTTGAAGACAGTGACCCCGTCAGCGTGGCGAGATCATGGGTTGAAAAGGGGGCGAAAGTTCTGCATCTCGTGGATTTGAGCGGGAGCTTCAGGGGAAAGCTTACCCATGAGAACACAATACTGAAAATCTCTGAGTTTGCAGAGGTGCAGGTCGGAGGGGGGATTAGGGACGTTGAAACGGCAAGAAGGCTGCTCGACCTTGGGGTCGAGAGGGTCATATTGGGGACAATGGCAATAGAAAGGTCGGATGAGGTCAAGAGGCTTGCAGAGGAGTATCCGGGAAGAATTGTCATCGCCATAGATTCCAAGGGTGGAAAGGTCGTCGTGCGGGGCTGGAAGGAGAATACCTGCCTTACTCCCGTGGAGGTTGCCAGGATTTACAGTGAGTGTGACATCAGCTTCCTGTTCACCAACGTTGATGTGGAGGGACTGATGAAAGGAATTGACGAGAATGCAGTCAGAAAAGTCGTTGAGGCAATAGGTAAACCGGTGATAGTGTCGGGCGGGATAACAAGCGTAGAGGATGTCGAAAAGGTTAAGAATGCTGGTGCGGCTGGAGTGGTTATCGGCAGCGCTTTGTACACCGGAAAACTCAGGCTGGAAGATGTGCTGCCTCTGGAGGAGGATTGA
- a CDS encoding PIN domain-containing protein, whose translation MKSTTISCATLENPNITVETAKEVISDVSNVLDYWEIKVLPPATYQEMFDAITAYGLLPNDALIAATCKHYGIRKIATFDDDFKRVYFLEIVDIR comes from the coding sequence TTGAAAAGCACTACGATCTCCTGCGCCACCTTAGAGAATCCAAACATTACAGTGGAAACAGCAAAGGAGGTCATTTCCGATGTTTCGAATGTTCTCGACTACTGGGAGATTAAAGTCTTGCCTCCTGCAACGTATCAAGAGATGTTTGATGCAATCACGGCTTACGGTTTACTTCCAAATGACGCTCTTATAGCAGCAACCTGCAAGCACTATGGCATAAGGAAAATAGCCACTTTCGACGATGACTTCAAAAGGGTCTACTTCCTCGAAATAGTGGATATCAGATAG
- a CDS encoding transglutaminase-like domain-containing protein produces the protein MNGTSIYLLFALLLLSSFTFGCSDEVSQRDVQESADRIAGMVRAADMGVEESMQALVNGNYDGARSSAIKAKEHVGEARKVYGEVEPYLSEEDAELLSTLIEYEDRWATLSYKTANVREIGSSILDQMIEEDAELTLPKVELLERAYRENADDWNELADFLNANLNTLQKAGIGTEEVEIIYALSNSTYQLANSLSEYKDILKTQAEGYTPVAERELMSAENTESGFISKSVADFFESFDADKNGKLSIGEAQEFFYWVENNVAYRYDDEEAENTIVGLEVGDGREGKDYRQTPVETLSEKAGDCEDMATLEVAFYRYFGIDAYVVGVDTSTPGLVDHAAAIVKIGDDAEVFKKTLGNLLYYELENVRDVYGNVISPGVYMIVDNSYSGAYGYISGGVEEGTFTIYCVIPLERGYGEEWSGIVEKCVSMD, from the coding sequence ATGAACGGAACTTCCATTTACCTCCTTTTTGCTCTCTTGCTACTCAGCTCTTTCACCTTCGGGTGCAGTGATGAGGTGAGTCAGAGAGACGTTCAGGAAAGTGCAGACAGAATTGCCGGGATGGTGAGAGCTGCAGATATGGGTGTTGAAGAGAGCATGCAGGCTCTCGTAAATGGCAATTACGACGGAGCGAGAAGCTCTGCGATTAAAGCAAAGGAGCATGTTGGTGAGGCGAGGAAGGTTTACGGGGAGGTGGAGCCATATTTGAGTGAAGAAGACGCTGAGCTTCTCAGTACACTGATAGAGTATGAGGATAGGTGGGCGACGCTTTCCTACAAGACGGCAAATGTCAGGGAGATTGGAAGCTCAATCCTCGACCAGATGATTGAGGAGGATGCTGAGCTTACACTTCCGAAAGTCGAGCTTCTCGAAAGAGCCTACAGGGAGAATGCGGATGACTGGAATGAGCTTGCAGACTTCCTGAACGCCAACCTAAACACCCTGCAGAAGGCTGGCATTGGCACGGAGGAAGTGGAGATAATTTACGCTCTGTCAAACTCCACATACCAGCTCGCTAACTCTCTTTCTGAATACAAGGATATCCTCAAGACTCAGGCAGAAGGTTACACTCCTGTTGCGGAAAGGGAACTTATGAGCGCGGAAAACACAGAGTCTGGGTTCATATCCAAGAGCGTCGCAGATTTCTTTGAGAGCTTTGATGCTGACAAAAACGGGAAGCTCAGCATTGGGGAGGCTCAGGAGTTCTTTTACTGGGTGGAAAACAATGTGGCTTACAGGTACGACGATGAAGAGGCCGAGAACACGATTGTCGGGCTTGAGGTAGGTGATGGCAGGGAAGGAAAAGATTACAGACAAACTCCTGTCGAAACTCTCAGCGAAAAAGCTGGAGACTGCGAGGACATGGCGACGCTTGAGGTGGCATTTTACAGGTACTTCGGCATAGATGCCTATGTGGTTGGAGTAGACACTTCCACTCCGGGTTTGGTGGATCACGCAGCAGCCATTGTCAAGATAGGAGATGATGCTGAAGTCTTCAAGAAAACCCTCGGAAACCTGCTCTACTATGAGCTTGAAAATGTCAGGGACGTTTACGGGAATGTGATATCCCCGGGAGTCTACATGATAGTGGATAACTCCTATTCCGGGGCTTACGGATACATAAGTGGTGGGGTTGAGGAAGGGACTTTCACAATATACTGTGTCATACCTCTTGAAAGGGGCTATGGAGAGGAGTGGAGCGGGATAGTTGAGAAGTGTGTGAGCATGGATTAA
- a CDS encoding MATE family efflux transporter: MGEFVSDGERKNNWVLEDSILKVMIKLGMPIAASEALNIMYSMADIYWLGRVGRDALASVSASWPVIWLIVSVAAGVFSAGLALVSQYWGMGDYGRATKAGGQVLTLSIMFGIPIAAVSFLAVRSFLSVVGVPETTLEYATGYARIISLGIPFIAIYESFSAIYAAAGNTMTPLKIRSLGVIINVVLDPVFIFGYFGIEALGVEGAAIATVISEMIVAAVSITYIALKGIEGHYLTLSTLMPDRNFIVQIARIGYPISALTAGEASGFVILVHIISILGPAPLAAWGIADRLLSLFHVFIAGMLGATSTMIGQSLGAGMYMRAKSIAKRTSVYGSAIMAAGILVLIPFRYQVAALFSPGDEELINQVADFILIMGPSVIFFTVYLTSRAIARGSGHTKPVMLFGLLRLWVLRNSLAYLFAITIGLGVKGLWIGMAISNYITGSVALWWILFGNWTRPVVGNDTKGQ; the protein is encoded by the coding sequence GTGGGAGAATTCGTATCGGATGGCGAACGCAAAAACAACTGGGTTCTCGAGGACAGCATTCTGAAAGTAATGATAAAGCTCGGAATGCCAATAGCAGCGAGTGAAGCGCTGAACATAATGTACTCTATGGCAGACATATACTGGCTTGGAAGGGTGGGCAGAGACGCTTTAGCATCTGTAAGTGCATCCTGGCCAGTTATCTGGCTGATAGTCTCTGTTGCAGCTGGTGTGTTCTCTGCGGGGCTTGCACTTGTATCACAGTACTGGGGCATGGGCGATTATGGCCGGGCAACCAAGGCAGGAGGTCAGGTGCTTACACTCTCCATAATGTTTGGCATACCCATAGCTGCCGTGAGTTTCCTCGCTGTCAGGTCATTTCTGTCGGTTGTGGGTGTACCAGAAACCACACTCGAATACGCTACAGGATATGCCAGAATAATCTCGCTTGGCATACCCTTCATCGCAATTTATGAGAGCTTTTCTGCGATTTATGCAGCTGCAGGAAACACAATGACTCCACTGAAGATCCGAAGTCTCGGAGTCATTATCAACGTCGTACTGGATCCGGTATTCATATTCGGATATTTCGGGATCGAGGCTCTCGGGGTAGAGGGTGCCGCAATCGCAACAGTGATCAGCGAGATGATTGTGGCGGCCGTCTCAATAACATATATTGCACTGAAAGGCATTGAAGGCCATTACCTGACCCTCAGTACGCTCATGCCAGACAGAAACTTCATCGTTCAGATTGCCAGAATAGGCTACCCCATCTCTGCCCTGACCGCGGGAGAGGCGAGCGGTTTTGTCATTCTTGTCCACATCATAAGCATCCTTGGCCCCGCCCCTCTTGCAGCATGGGGGATTGCGGACAGGTTGCTGAGCCTGTTCCATGTATTTATAGCGGGAATGCTGGGAGCAACGTCCACAATGATAGGGCAGAGTCTCGGAGCCGGAATGTACATGAGAGCCAAAAGCATCGCAAAGAGGACCTCTGTTTACGGATCAGCCATAATGGCTGCCGGCATACTCGTACTGATTCCGTTCAGATATCAGGTTGCGGCCCTGTTCTCGCCAGGAGATGAGGAGCTTATAAACCAGGTTGCGGATTTCATTTTGATAATGGGTCCGTCAGTTATCTTCTTCACAGTTTATCTCACATCAAGAGCCATCGCAAGGGGCTCAGGACATACCAAGCCAGTTATGCTGTTCGGACTGTTGAGGCTCTGGGTTCTGAGAAACAGTCTGGCATATCTGTTTGCGATTACAATAGGACTGGGTGTGAAGGGTTTGTGGATTGGGATGGCCATTAGCAATTACATAACTGGATCTGTGGCTCTCTGGTGGATACTTTTTGGCAACTGGACGAGACCTGTCGTTGGAAATGACACGAAAGGCCAGTAA
- the hisB gene encoding imidazoleglycerol-phosphate dehydratase HisB, translated as MVRVERKTKEVEVVVKLSLGGGEIAIDTGIGFLDHMLTSFAFHSGIGLEVKARGDLHVDEHHTVEDVAITLGRAFRKVIEGRGLYRFGSAIVPMDESVAICGVDVSGRGYFVLEGEFGDAGIKGENAVHFLDTFCRNSGINVYLQVKGRNEHHKMESAFKALALALRQALKEAEDVRSTKGSLD; from the coding sequence ATGGTCAGGGTTGAGAGGAAAACGAAAGAGGTTGAGGTTGTTGTAAAGCTCTCCCTTGGAGGAGGAGAGATTGCGATAGATACGGGAATAGGCTTCCTCGACCACATGCTCACGAGCTTCGCATTTCACTCAGGAATAGGGCTTGAGGTTAAAGCCAGAGGAGATCTACACGTGGATGAGCACCACACCGTAGAGGATGTGGCGATAACCCTCGGAAGGGCATTCAGAAAGGTAATTGAGGGAAGGGGGCTATACAGGTTCGGTTCAGCAATAGTACCGATGGATGAGAGTGTTGCGATTTGTGGAGTGGATGTCAGCGGAAGGGGCTACTTCGTCCTTGAAGGAGAGTTTGGGGATGCAGGAATAAAGGGAGAGAACGCTGTGCACTTCCTCGACACCTTCTGCAGAAACTCCGGGATAAACGTGTACCTGCAGGTGAAGGGCAGAAACGAGCACCACAAGATGGAGAGCGCATTCAAGGCCCTCGCCCTGGCGTTAAGACAGGCTTTGAAGGAAGCTGAAGACGTGAGGAGCACGAAGGGGTCACTGGATTGA
- a CDS encoding oligopeptide/dipeptide ABC transporter ATP-binding protein: MGQNVELKVEGLKKYFPVKRGIKSVLKREPPRFVRAVDGISFEIRKQQIFALVGESGCGKTTTGKLIMKLIEPTEGRIFLRGKDVSHLKSKDEVLKYRKTVQMIYQDPFSSINPRFRVYDVLEEPLIIHGVGDSRSEREELIHRALELVRLTPPDEFVSRFPHMLSGGQRQRVAIARAIILNPEFVVADEPVSMLDVSIRAEILELMRKLRNDLGLTYLYITHDLSTARYFSDWIGVMYLGRIIEMGEVDRVIDNPLHPYTKALLEAVPEPDPERKDIIKMLPIKGEVPSAINIPPGCRFHPRCIHAKEGLCNVKHPETVEFERNHYVECHLAGSV; encoded by the coding sequence ATGGGACAGAATGTGGAGCTGAAGGTCGAGGGACTGAAAAAGTACTTCCCTGTTAAAAGGGGGATAAAAAGCGTATTGAAAAGAGAGCCTCCCAGATTTGTCAGAGCCGTAGATGGGATTTCGTTTGAAATTAGAAAGCAGCAAATTTTTGCTCTTGTTGGCGAGTCTGGTTGCGGGAAAACAACAACGGGAAAGCTGATAATGAAACTTATTGAACCGACAGAGGGAAGGATTTTTCTGAGAGGAAAGGATGTGTCTCATCTTAAGTCGAAAGATGAGGTGCTGAAATACAGAAAAACGGTTCAGATGATATATCAGGATCCCTTTTCTTCCATCAATCCGAGATTCAGGGTATATGATGTTCTGGAGGAGCCCCTTATAATCCATGGGGTGGGCGATAGCAGGTCAGAAAGGGAGGAGCTCATACACAGAGCGCTTGAGCTGGTGAGGCTAACACCTCCAGATGAATTTGTGAGCAGGTTCCCTCACATGCTCAGCGGAGGACAGAGACAGAGAGTTGCGATTGCGAGGGCGATTATTCTGAACCCGGAGTTTGTGGTCGCGGATGAGCCTGTTTCCATGCTTGACGTTTCAATCAGGGCAGAAATTCTTGAGCTTATGAGAAAACTGAGAAACGATCTCGGTCTGACCTACCTCTACATCACTCACGACCTCTCAACTGCAAGATACTTTTCAGACTGGATTGGAGTGATGTATCTCGGCAGGATAATCGAGATGGGTGAGGTTGACAGGGTGATTGACAATCCACTACACCCGTATACAAAAGCGCTGCTTGAAGCAGTTCCGGAACCTGATCCCGAAAGAAAGGATATTATCAAAATGCTTCCCATAAAGGGTGAAGTTCCAAGTGCCATCAATATTCCTCCGGGATGCAGATTCCATCCCAGGTGCATCCACGCAAAAGAGGGTCTGTGTAATGTTAAGCACCCGGAAACAGTGGAATTTGAGAGGAATCATTACGTCGAGTGCCATCTTGCCGGAAGCGTATGA
- a CDS encoding putative RNA uridine N3 methyltransferase: MEIAIPSSSLINERDEKIKIYKIGQIARACSIFRVKRIYIYPDPDFDESDLIKEVLEYLETPQYLRKFLFPLKKELKFVGTLPPLKIPSHKPKDLKIGEVREGIIVRVAPDGTAWADIGTKALALYRGYAEKGARVTVRVCSKKPLVVEEAKPKEYWGYEVRKIRLEKLVRREDAVITSRKGKLPQPEEVKVKRLLIFGSPAEGVHEIAEKFGIILENVDVWNMFPNQATQTVRLEEAILGSLAIANYLKWVV, from the coding sequence ATGGAAATAGCAATACCCTCAAGTTCTTTAATAAATGAAAGGGATGAAAAAATAAAAATTTACAAGATCGGGCAGATTGCAAGAGCCTGTTCAATCTTTCGAGTTAAAAGAATCTATATTTATCCCGACCCTGACTTTGATGAATCTGATCTTATTAAAGAAGTTTTGGAATACCTTGAAACTCCTCAATATCTTCGAAAATTCCTCTTTCCTTTAAAAAAAGAACTCAAATTTGTTGGAACACTACCTCCTTTAAAAATACCATCTCATAAGCCAAAAGATTTAAAAATCGGTGAGGTGAGGGAAGGCATAATCGTCAGGGTTGCTCCTGACGGCACCGCGTGGGCAGATATAGGTACAAAAGCCCTGGCCCTCTACCGAGGATATGCAGAAAAGGGGGCCCGCGTGACCGTCAGGGTCTGTTCGAAGAAACCGTTGGTGGTGGAAGAGGCGAAGCCGAAAGAGTACTGGGGATATGAGGTTAGGAAAATTCGGCTTGAGAAGCTGGTGAGAAGGGAGGATGCGGTAATCACCTCCCGAAAAGGTAAGCTTCCTCAGCCTGAGGAAGTAAAAGTCAAGAGGCTCCTGATTTTCGGGAGCCCGGCAGAGGGAGTACACGAAATAGCCGAAAAGTTCGGAATAATCCTGGAAAATGTGGATGTGTGGAATATGTTTCCAAATCAGGCTACGCAGACAGTAAGATTGGAAGAGGCAATATTGGGAAGCCTTGCGATTGCAAACTATTTGAAGTGGGTGGTATGA
- a CDS encoding metalloregulator ArsR/SmtB family transcription factor, with amino-acid sequence MGDLLEVLGSKKRLMILRSLSRGNRCVSELMDELKMDGKTAKYHLDKLERLGIVSSYIEGKRKYYQLMKEVVIVISPPPNRKFVVAALEKQPSEISL; translated from the coding sequence ATGGGTGATTTGCTGGAAGTCCTTGGTTCCAAAAAAAGATTGATGATACTCAGAAGTCTTAGCAGAGGGAACAGATGTGTTAGTGAGCTTATGGATGAGCTGAAGATGGATGGCAAGACTGCCAAATACCATCTCGACAAACTTGAACGACTGGGTATTGTGTCGAGCTATATCGAAGGTAAGAGAAAGTACTACCAGCTTATGAAAGAGGTCGTTATCGTGATTTCGCCGCCACCGAACAGGAAATTCGTTGTTGCAGCTTTGGAAAAACAGCCATCAGAAATAAGTTTATAA
- a CDS encoding amphi-Trp domain-containing protein, producing MIEISGKDAKREADTAELEFETHMSKEELLSFLRLLAEQIEKENAIHMLVDDIEVKFDYGFPVEVEVEHESSKKLKIKLEFKKRHRIELK from the coding sequence ATGATAGAAATAAGCGGTAAAGACGCAAAAAGAGAAGCAGACACTGCAGAACTTGAATTTGAAACACACATGTCAAAGGAGGAACTCCTGTCCTTTCTGAGATTGCTCGCGGAACAGATCGAAAAGGAAAATGCAATTCACATGCTTGTTGACGACATTGAAGTGAAGTTCGACTATGGTTTCCCTGTAGAGGTGGAGGTCGAACACGAGAGCAGTAAAAAACTCAAGATAAAACTCGAATTCAAAAAGAGACACAGGATAGAATTAAAATAG
- a CDS encoding oligopeptide/dipeptide ABC transporter ATP-binding protein: protein MLKMLLEVNNLRTHFFTTRGVVRGVDGVSFTLEKGNVLGLAGESGCGKSTLGYSLIRLVPPPGKIVEGRIELDGMELVSMSENEFRKEIRWKRISMVFQGAMNALNPVYTIGYQMMEPFKYHTDIPESEAKESIAKYLEYVGLDPEIVNRYPHELSGGMKQRVMIAMALLLEPDLVIADEPTTALDVIVQAQIINLLKKLKKDLGISLIFITHDLSILAEVSDRIAIMYAGKIVEIGDSDRIYRDPKHPYTQKLLAAIPRVHEKVDKLEFIPGAPPNLANPPSGCRFHPRCPYASRICREKEPERTILSDGREVYCHNVSG, encoded by the coding sequence GTGTTGAAGATGCTGCTTGAGGTTAACAATCTACGAACTCACTTTTTCACAACGCGAGGTGTTGTCAGAGGAGTGGACGGTGTGAGCTTTACTCTTGAAAAGGGAAATGTTCTGGGTCTTGCCGGAGAAAGTGGATGTGGAAAATCGACTCTTGGGTATTCGCTCATAAGGCTTGTCCCACCTCCTGGAAAAATTGTAGAAGGGCGAATTGAACTTGATGGCATGGAACTGGTGTCGATGAGCGAAAATGAGTTCAGGAAAGAAATCAGGTGGAAGAGGATATCCATGGTGTTTCAGGGAGCCATGAACGCTCTGAATCCCGTTTACACTATCGGTTACCAGATGATGGAGCCCTTCAAGTACCACACTGATATTCCTGAAAGTGAGGCCAAAGAGAGTATTGCGAAATATCTTGAGTATGTTGGTCTGGATCCTGAAATAGTGAACAGATATCCGCATGAGCTTAGTGGTGGGATGAAGCAGAGAGTAATGATTGCAATGGCTCTTCTCCTTGAGCCTGATCTGGTCATTGCAGATGAACCCACAACGGCTCTTGATGTCATCGTTCAGGCTCAGATAATCAATCTTCTGAAGAAACTGAAAAAGGACCTGGGGATCTCGCTTATTTTCATCACACATGATCTGAGCATTCTGGCAGAAGTTTCTGACAGGATTGCCATAATGTATGCAGGAAAGATAGTAGAGATTGGAGACAGTGACCGAATTTACAGGGATCCAAAGCATCCATACACTCAGAAGCTGCTTGCGGCTATTCCGAGAGTCCACGAAAAAGTTGATAAGCTGGAGTTCATTCCGGGTGCCCCGCCAAATCTGGCAAACCCTCCCTCTGGGTGCCGGTTCCATCCAAGATGCCCCTATGCAAGCAGGATATGCAGGGAAAAGGAGCCGGAGAGGACGATTCTCAGTGATGGGCGGGAGGTTTACTGTCATAATGTTTCAGGGTGA
- a CDS encoding antitoxin family protein: protein MPKVVEAVYENGVLRLLEKVNLKEGEKIKVEIKREIDHLKGKYGKMKGDELLKLRDEIHDRRTHFRG, encoded by the coding sequence ATGCCTAAGGTAGTTGAAGCCGTTTATGAGAATGGAGTTCTTAGACTCCTCGAAAAAGTAAATCTAAAAGAAGGAGAAAAAATCAAGGTGGAAATAAAGAGGGAGATAGACCACCTTAAAGGGAAATACGGAAAAATGAAGGGAGATGAACTGCTAAAGCTGAGGGATGAAATTCATGACAGAAGAACACATTTTCGTGGATAG
- a CDS encoding C13 family peptidase, producing MRKSILSCVLVFFALSLAGVVDAEYDPPGPPAVEVRVWLLSFTPLDNFDDGWNGKSDIRFEAFGSAKDGESYYTYFEYDHDSLSGKVTPKNKEGKDVMNILYKVRECWPVDLEVEIRATDVDNPPVDPDDDLGSVKFKVDKTLNKKFYSVIIPGKFLVKVYVEAVPVREDSDRCSYFFDQSDTKSSSIVTKSGANIYDFELANMLKMWIADRGFANMLIFFQQCFGGGMTDDILEKIDGDIAITSAAKHDEVAYGYNETNVGVKVDPFSREVMSGLKSGKSAKEIARDVERNDDYGVYGVKRYSGDVQKSREHTQYKSEGDGDKVRLGKNADGSGVKSKHAIVFAGDPDDTYDWTEVKGFVDMLKGQGFSDEDIVVLAGSGMSAAKPYVDGAGTKQALWNALKDLSGKMNKDEQLVVFVTDHGNLEKTEKALDLLIRDPVRQPIPVKNEALGNEDVWVLDEDFLEILNVTDNNVPYISLMILPPADIIEENQTSEFLGNVTLHLNELDLDPEIIEPVYALDESPDLDAFEVVFPVYDEGILGRENVIELSFDQPEMFKPFLIEMLIISTGSIPRIIDAGEPVVEEPPLPELVLELTPVFDVVNGTLILSDSPVLTEDEISELIASGDLFVLMEKKKDWYNNNTNLVPGFIKDWLGNTRVNVEILMDDGSVMDIYMVVENAYINEFEKGKLSDASAKASLSEETVRRIINSDDPVAEVQKAYSDGDIQYSGVGFVESIKVEVVKVIVKIYFIISDLLG from the coding sequence ATGCGAAAATCGATACTCTCTTGCGTTCTGGTATTTTTTGCCCTTAGCCTTGCGGGAGTTGTTGATGCTGAATACGATCCCCCCGGTCCTCCAGCAGTCGAAGTCAGAGTTTGGCTGCTCAGTTTCACTCCGCTCGACAACTTCGACGACGGGTGGAACGGCAAGTCCGACATTCGTTTCGAAGCATTCGGCAGCGCTAAGGATGGGGAGAGCTATTATACTTACTTCGAGTACGATCATGATTCTCTAAGCGGAAAAGTCACTCCAAAGAACAAGGAAGGTAAGGATGTGATGAATATCCTGTACAAAGTCCGGGAGTGCTGGCCTGTGGATCTGGAGGTTGAGATCAGGGCTACAGATGTTGACAACCCGCCAGTTGACCCTGACGACGATCTTGGAAGCGTGAAGTTCAAGGTGGACAAAACGCTGAATAAAAAGTTTTACAGCGTTATCATTCCAGGGAAGTTCCTTGTGAAGGTTTATGTTGAGGCAGTTCCTGTTAGAGAGGACTCTGACAGGTGTTCCTACTTTTTCGACCAGTCTGACACAAAATCGAGCAGCATAGTTACAAAAAGCGGGGCCAATATTTACGATTTCGAGCTTGCCAACATGCTCAAGATGTGGATAGCTGACAGAGGCTTCGCAAATATGCTCATTTTCTTTCAGCAGTGCTTCGGAGGGGGAATGACGGACGACATTCTGGAGAAGATTGATGGTGACATTGCAATAACCTCTGCAGCAAAACACGATGAGGTGGCTTACGGCTACAATGAGACAAATGTCGGAGTGAAGGTCGATCCGTTTTCGAGAGAAGTAATGTCGGGATTGAAGAGCGGAAAGTCAGCCAAGGAAATTGCCAGGGATGTCGAGAGGAATGACGATTATGGTGTGTATGGCGTGAAGAGGTACAGCGGAGATGTGCAGAAAAGCAGAGAACACACACAGTACAAATCCGAAGGGGATGGGGACAAGGTGCGGCTTGGGAAGAATGCTGATGGGAGTGGGGTGAAGAGCAAGCACGCGATAGTCTTCGCCGGAGATCCCGACGACACCTACGACTGGACTGAAGTCAAGGGCTTCGTGGACATGCTGAAGGGACAGGGCTTCTCTGACGAAGACATAGTGGTGCTGGCAGGCTCTGGAATGAGTGCTGCTAAACCATATGTGGATGGAGCTGGAACGAAGCAGGCTTTATGGAATGCGTTAAAGGATCTCTCCGGGAAAATGAACAAGGATGAGCAGCTTGTAGTATTCGTGACCGATCACGGCAACCTTGAAAAGACAGAAAAGGCACTTGATCTGCTCATAAGGGACCCGGTCAGGCAGCCAATTCCAGTGAAAAATGAGGCCTTGGGGAATGAGGATGTGTGGGTACTCGACGAGGACTTCCTGGAAATTCTCAACGTTACAGATAACAACGTGCCCTACATCAGCCTGATGATCTTACCACCTGCAGATATTATTGAAGAGAACCAGACTTCCGAGTTTCTGGGGAACGTCACACTTCATCTGAACGAACTCGACCTCGACCCAGAGATAATCGAGCCTGTTTATGCCCTTGACGAGTCACCAGACCTTGATGCATTTGAGGTGGTCTTTCCAGTCTATGATGAAGGGATTCTGGGCAGGGAGAACGTCATAGAGCTGTCCTTCGACCAGCCGGAGATGTTCAAGCCATTCTTAATCGAGATGCTGATAATCTCAACCGGCAGCATCCCGAGAATAATAGACGCTGGAGAGCCCGTTGTGGAGGAACCACCTCTTCCAGAGCTGGTATTAGAACTCACTCCAGTCTTTGATGTGGTGAACGGAACCCTGATTCTCTCTGACAGCCCCGTTCTGACTGAGGATGAGATTTCAGAGCTTATTGCCTCAGGAGACCTGTTTGTCCTGATGGAGAAGAAGAAGGACTGGTACAACAACAACACGAATCTGGTTCCGGGATTCATAAAGGACTGGCTTGGCAACACGAGGGTGAATGTGGAGATTTTGATGGATGACGGCAGCGTTATGGATATCTACATGGTTGTGGAAAACGCCTACATAAACGAATTCGAGAAAGGAAAATTGAGCGATGCCAGTGCGAAAGCAAGTTTGAGTGAGGAGACTGTCAGGAGGATCATAAACTCTGATGATCCTGTGGCTGAGGTTCAGAAAGCCTACAGTGATGGGGATATCCAGTACTCCGGCGTGGGATTTGTTGAGAGCATCAAGGTTGAGGTTGTGAAAGTAATTGTGAAGATATACTTCATCATAAGCGACCTTCTGGGATGA